Below is a genomic region from Ahaetulla prasina isolate Xishuangbanna chromosome 16, ASM2864084v1, whole genome shotgun sequence.
TCATTCATGCGCTGGCTCTCAACGAGGAGATCCGGGATGGGAAATATCCGAGGTCCACTTCTCGTCCCAGGAGGTCACACCTGCTCCAGAGATGCACTCGGATCTATGAGGAGGTACCTCTTCAAGCGGTTgggcagagggagagccttcacCTTGACGTCtacgggccaaggttggagatactGCCGGAGGTAGACTCGGCAGAGGTGCTTCAAGGTAGGCGGGGTGTTCTCCAGCTGCTTCAGCTTCCTGAAGAGCGCCTGGATCTTCTCTTGGTGGTACCGGCAGTGGCTCAGGTCAATCTGGAAGTTGTCGGGCAGCTTGACCACCGGACCGCTGGCCATCATCAGCTCCAGGGCGGTCTCGGCTTTCTGCAGCAAGTCGATGGAGAAGCTGTCGTCTTCGGATTCGCTGAGATGGGAACACAGGCGCTCGAAAATGATGTCGAAGCCGGACCAGCAGGTGGGCCCGTGGAGGGAGCAGCTGTGCGAAGCCCCCGACTCCAGGAGGAAGCGCAAGAGCGGGAAATGCAGCCGGAAGCTCTTGAGGCAGAGGTGGGTGAGGGACTCGTACGGCGGGCACTCGCTGGGGTTGGCGCCGTGGGCCATCAGCAGCCACGTGGCCTGGAAGCAGAAGCGGTGGATCATCTTGGCCTCTTCGGCATCGCTGCCCACCGTCTCGCCCAGCAAGAAGATGATGAAGGTGAAAACTGTGTCCCCATCTTTGGTGGTGGCCTTGACGTCTGCGCCTGGGGAGGTGGTTGGGGGGAGAAAACGGGGAGGTTCattgcacgggggggggggggttggcggGAGGTATGGAATACTGGTCACCACTAGGGCACCGCCCTTAAAAGAAGACTGGCACGGCTTGCAAATTAAACGTTTGctcaatctctttttttaaaaaagtttttggaCAGCTTGTTactatatttgaggggctgccccaaagatgaggaaggggggcgggggcaacttattttccaaagcaccagaaggcaggacaagaaacaacgggtggaaactaaacaagcagagaagcaatctggaatcgaGGAGAAAAATCCTAACTCtgaggacaattgaccagtggagctgcttgccaccagaaattgtggatgcaccatcactggagatttttaagattctccgaatcacccgccgccatcgctactgaatcggccaatccggtccgaaccgggagcacttCAGCCCCCGAACTCACCTCCTTCTAACAAAAGTCGAATGTTTTCGATGTTGTGGATTTGAACCCCGTCGCTGCTGGCCAGCGCATGCAGCAAAGCGGTCTTTcctgaagggaaggagaaagggattaGAGGAAGAGTAGGGAAGAGGAAAAATAGGACAGATTGGCAGAAGCCAATCCCACGTTTCCTCAAATCCTTCAAGCCCCAGAATTCTTTTGTGGTTTTCTCAATGctaggtggggaattctgggagacggATCCCTGAAGGATTCTGCAGGAGCGATTCCAGAAGAAGCTAGGCGTGAACCTCTGTGGTTTAATGAAACCAGAGTTTAAAAAGTCAAGCCACTAACCATGTTTATCAGCGGCGTTGATATTGGCCCCGAGTTCTAGGAGACGCCGCAGACAAGGCAAGCGTTCTGGCTCTTCGCTGGCTAGATCCAGTGGGCTGCTTTCATGAATCTAGGAACAATTGgagaaggtggtggtgggggaaataTTAGAGTCGTGTTTCTTTCGGCCTGAAATTGATGCTTTGCGGTTAATTTTATTCCTTTCTACAATTATTCCTTTGTAGACACGCCCGTCCCAATTAAACTCTGGAAGGAATGCCCCCGGGCTTCTAACCCAGTGACCCTGAGCCAGCTAAGTCAAACCTGGTTTAATGAATCCATGGCAGGAAAAGCCATAAAACGGGACAGAAATCTTGTCCCTTaatgactgtcttgcttagcaacagaaattttgtgctcaacggtggtcataagtcgaaggctTTCTCTACTACCCATATATAAGAATCTGGTTAACTAATGGCTAAAGCcaaattggaagcagataagggTCAAGAGAATTCAAGGAAGGTCGGTTCTTGGGTGTTTCGTGGCGGCGCAGCGACTCCAAGCTGATGACCCATTTAACGCCGCCCCCCAATTCAACCTGTTCATCTACACACTTCCCCAGTTGCACCCACCTGGCTTAGGGGGAGGGTGTCGTTCCCCAAGCGGCTCCATTTGGCGACCTTGTTTGACTTAAGGGGACCCTAAGTCCCCATACAAAACCACCCCATTTGCAGTAGAGGTTTTGCTGATTTTGCAGTTATTCCAGGGACGAAAATTACAAGGTGTTGTTGCAGCCATGTACcaccccttcccctttcttctacCCCCACCCCTCCCAAATGTGGCTCAGGGGGAGTCACCCACCCCATTCCCTGTTTTATCCTCCATCGACGTGAAAGTGGGGGGGTACCGACAGAGAGAACTGGCAGCCCCATCTTCCTATCCCACCACCTCGGCTATGCCTACACGGATTGGAATTGCCAAACCTCAGAACCATCAGAAAATCCAGgagttgttgttttaaaacacacacacacacaccccagattTGGCTGGCTACAAACCCTGTCTCTGCGGTTGATATCTGCGCCACGCTGCACCAGGAGCTCAACCATGTCGGGCTGGTTTCGTAGCACCGCGATGTGTAAAGCTGTGTAATAAGTGACCGGATCTATATCAAAGGTAGAAAAAATTTTCATCAGAAAACATTCAGTGCAAAACCCCAGATGCGGCTCTTCCCTTGTTAGGGAGGTTTTTAATCTCTGAATTCTCCTCTTTGGGCAAAAGAGCTGCTATATATATACAGGAAGCAAGTCACTCATTAGTCCTGATGATATAATCTTGTTAGACCCAAGCTCAGAGCATTAAggatctctcttcctcctctccgcacaccttcctcccttctagcattgatgacattacctagctgGATAATAAAACGTCTGTAGAAAAACAGCCACGCCCAGAGATCACCCCACAGTTCCCTGAACTACAGGAATTCTCTTTTTAgtcttaaaaagatttttttaaagttattatttTAAAGGCCGGCAGAGAGAGAAATTACATGATGGATATTCCTTTATTTTGGGGTATTCCGTCCCAATCTGCATCAACAGCCGGccgttttctatttcttttatttttatattccgCCTTGGATCGAGGAGACTGGCTGCACTTCCCGCCccctttgtttccccccccccacaacaaccctacAAAGTAGGCTGATCCGAAAGTCAAGTTTCCAGGGTGTTTGGTGGATTAGAACCTGGATCTTCCCCTCCGCCCCAGTCCAAAATCTTAAAATTGTCATTTCTTGGCATGACCGACACCGAACTGAGCTGCGGTCCACGTGCCCCCAGCTTTTCTCAAGGGCTGCGTGTGGCTCCTCGAGCCCTTCCCCCATTTCTGAAACACCTGCTGTCCTACTCTACAAGGCTGGTGTTGCAAGAGCTGGCAAGAAGGAAGCCTACCGTTAAGCACTGTCCCTCCGCAATAGGAAAGCCAGCAGGGGAAGAAGCAGCCGGCTCCCCGCTTCCTCCCCATCGCCCCCCACAATCAAGGACCCTTGAAAAAACCAGATGGCCAGCCTCGCAGGGAAGCCGCCATGTTGCCCCGGAGACGGTTGTCTGGCATGACGTCATCCATAGGAGGAGCTTGGACCTTGGGAGGCGGAGCCTGAGGCTAGCTTTGCTATTCTTAGCTGTGCATACCAATTAAGGGGCGGGGCCTGTGGATGAAGGGGTGGAGCTAGAGGCCAAGAGgagaaatacaggtagcccttgacttacaacagttcatttagtgaccgttcaaagtatgACCATTTCAAcatccccgtgatcaaaattcagacggttgGCCACTGACTAAACATGTATGACGGCTGCGGTGTTCTTGGGTCACGTGACCTATCCCcctttgtgaccgtctgacaagcagatTCAGCaccgaagccagattcacttaagaaacgtgcttctaacttaacaaccgtggcaagaaagatggcaAAAAAATAGGGCAAGACTCGTTTAAGAACActtaagagaaattttgggctcagttatggtcgtaagtcgaggactacctgtactggctgGCCAAAATGCTGCCAGCTATCCTACTTCCCAGGCTAAAGACATTATATTgcaggggatggggatggggatgggggggtgggaagGGGTAGAGATCAGGGTTCACTTTTGCAGCAGGCATGCCCCCCCCCATTTAcctgagtgggggggggggagcaggaacCTGGTGACCTGCAAAGCAATAATTGGAGTCGTCCTTTCTTTGATTTATATATCGATCCTGAGCCTGCTGTGTATACCAAAAGTCCTCCACTTAACGACTGTAATGGGGCCCGACtattacggtcataagtcatgacCGTTACCCATGAAACCAACGCGATCTgatcacctcttttttttttttgcaacggttgttaagttaaCGCCGTCGTCATTAAGCGAACCAACCAATGTTTGTTACGGGGGGGCAtttttgtgatcatgtgactacagtaAATATGGGGCAATTGCCAAGGGGGGCAAAATGCAATCATAGGACTGTGGGAGGGGGTGGCACCAGGTGATTAagtacttttttttggggggggggtctgtcATAACTTGATCCAGTCATAAGTCTGAGGATTACCTACACCCATTTTTATCCCGGGGAATAATCCTAAAATGAAAACAGTGGCACAGCGACATCTACTGGTGAGAAACAGGCAATACAACAACGAACGATAATTGTCCAAAAGCAGCAGATTTCAAATTTGAATTACAATCCCCTTTAGTGGCTGTACTGGGGTACACAAAAGGaagcagccccccctcccccctccaggtCAAACACCTCCTGaagttttccctccccccccaaaacaaaATCAAGGCGAAAGAGGGGAGAGTGGGGAAGCCCGACCTTCAAAGGTGAGGTCCGCCCCATTGTCCAAGAGGACTTCAGCCACCTGGACCAGCCCAAGCTCCGAGACCTTCAGCAACGTGTAGCTCACGCCTTCTTGGTAAAAAGCCGAATGGGATTCGCTTTCCAGAAGTTTCTGGAGAACCACAAATTTGCTGTGGTCTTCGGCCGCCGCAGACCTGGAGCTTTTCAAAATAAGGACGGGATGAATACGAGAGAAACTTCCAGAATCGTCTTATTACACAAACGATACAAAACATGGAcgagaggtagatagatagatgacaggagaggatatagacagacagacagatgggagATTGTGAGCACAGAGGGAAGAGTGTGAGTTAGCTTTTACGAAGTCTAGCTTGGATGTAGCATGGAAGCCAATTTAAACGGTAAAGCTACTGGCTTTGAAACCAggagctgtgagttctagtcaccttcgccatgaaagctggctgggtgactttgagccaatcacacacacatacacactcagcCAAACCCACCTCATACAAACAaccttgttgttgtggggaaaacaggagaagggaggaatgttacgtaacattagaacagaggtcttcaaacttggcagctttaagacttgtggacttcaactcccagaattctccagccagcttatgctctatccacaagtcttaaatctgccaagtttggggacctctgcATTAGaacattagaattctttattggccaagtgtgattggacacacaaggaatttgtctttggtgcatatgctctcagtgtacataaaaaagacagattcgtcaagaatcataaggtacaactcttaatgatagagGGTACAAATCAGCTAGGAAATACTAggaatacagcaacaagttacagtcatgcagtcataagtgggaggagatgggtgagaagactaatagtagtagtaatgcagacttagtgaatagtttgagtgttgagggaattatttgtttagcagagtgatggcgtttgggaaaaaactgtccttgtgtctagttgttctggtgtgcagtgctctatagcatcgttttgagggtaggagttgaaacagtttatgtccaggatgcgaggggtctgtaagtattttcacagccctctttttgactcgtgcagtatacaggtcctcaatggaaggcaggttggtagccatttttttttctgcagttctaattatcctctgaagtctgtgtctgtcttgttgggttgcagaaccgaaccagacagttacagaggtgcagatgacagataagTATGCTCACCATCTTcaaagtaataaagatgggaaataaataagcaaataaacacccccccccattttttgaccTAGGACAGTGGGGGGGAAAATTCCTTATTTTCAATTCTTCGTCCTTAAAGCTGCTTACCACTCTGGCAACTCCTGATTTTCGGGATCTTGTAATCCCAGAGACTCCAAGATCGCATCTACTAAAGGCTGATATTCGAAGATGATTCTACGGAAGCCATGAAGAAACGGCATTCTTTCCGATAGTCATCCAGAAATGGCTCCTTCACGCCCAGCCCAATGGTTGTTTCACTCCAGCTTCTCCTCGGCCTGTTTCAAAATCAAAGCATAGGGATTTTTAtcccataaaataaataagaatcggCTGAGGAAGCTACTGAAACCATAACCGGATGCCAAGGGGAAGATCAACATGGTTGGCTTGTAGTTTGGTTTCAGGGACATTTTTTTACCTCTTGCCAAtgcaagaaaggaggaggagatagaagaggagatggagaaagagaagaagatggaaaaggaggaggagatggaagagggggaagagtGATGATGGAAGAAGAGATGGCAGAAGAGGAGATGAAAGAGAAGTGATGGAGAAGAAGGAGCAACACCCTTTCCCCTTTAGGGCAGCCTGTTTTCTTAAAGTAATTTTGAATTATGATTGATGGCAACGAGATTTTGGCCCTCTCTCTATAGCTCCCATAAGATTCCAAGCCAAGAATGCTGAAATCCCACAAGATTTCGGGCAGGAACCTATGAGATCTCAGGAAGGAGATGGCTCAATCTCACCCTTTCCCAGTTGACCCATTTAACTCGAGCAGGTAAGAACCACCTGCCAACGTTGGATGCAGCGTTTTGTGGACCGTTTGGTAAGCCAAGTTGCGAACTGATCCCCTCCCTCCCAGACTAAAAACCGTCCATGAACTTTCAGGAAAGAGGGACAAGAGTGGGGTCAGAAACACCAACCTAGTAGTTCTTTCAGGTCCATCCTGAAGACCTTTCAACCAAGGACGGAGACCCTGCCGTCCAGTTCCAGCAGAAATTCTTGGGAGGGGGCCCTGGAGATATGGTCTATGTAGGAGAACCCAAGATCACGTCAATATGGGGTTTGGACCCTAACATCTCCTAGCCCTGGTGGTCAAAACGTTGACCAGATTTCTACCAGGCAGAGAAAGCTATAGTTGCCCTTCATGTTTCTAGCTGTCCTTCACCATCCAACCAGTGGCtgctccccccccgccccaccctgCCAGAATTCTTGGATTCAACTGCCATCTCCAGAATCCGAGAATGGTTTGCAACAGGGGAGGTTGGTGGAGGccccatgatttaaaaaaaaggaaagaaagaaaagaaaagaaaagaaaagaaaagaaaagaaagaaggaaggaaggaaggaaggaaggaaggaaggaaggagaaaaagaaagaaaaatagattatCTTTGCATGCAGAAGGAGGGTGGAGAGAGGCTAATCGAAACAGCCAGTTGTTTGAGAGGCAGGGCAGGGATGTCACACTTACACAAACAAACTTCTCAGTCCCCTTATTTTGTAGGAGTCAGTGGTCCCCTTGGAGATGGCcttaggcccatgatggcgaacctatggcatgcctgcCCAAAATGGCACGCGAGGCCAAATAACACGGCACgcatggccttgcctgtttgtcttccgggtttctggcgatgatcagctgtccttcgcgtgtgcagcagtgccgaaaaccggtgTACGCACGCACggcagccagctgatcgtcgggcgcgcatgtgcgctagaacccagaagtttggcttttctggagagCGCATGTGTGTGCGGTATTTCCGCGTGACCttttgccatcactgccttaggcaAGCTGTCAAAAGAATAAACGAAATTAACCCAATGGCAACCCCGCTGGCTGAAGACGAAACAAAGCAAACTGCAACAACCACAAGAaaacaagctccattttcaggaataaataaataaaacttaatagCAACTCCAGCAGTAAATAAACCAACTTGTAGCAGATCTCCTCCAAGAATAAAAGACTGGGAGAATAAATTGGctgcctcttttttttaatctcggAGCAGGCTGTTTCTACCTTCCCCTTCTTACgcaatattgttattattaattgtCGTTATcgatattatttcctgatcaaTAGACTTGATTTATGCAtggccttaaaaaaaacccattaaaaatactTCCTGGGGAGCAACCTTAAAATTCTACTTTCTTGTGcagttattgttttttttcctccggaTCACGCACTCGCCCGATTTACGACGGCTTTTAAAAGCTGCTTACTCGAGAGTAACCCGCCACAGCTTCCCTAAAGCGTTTATTTTTCTCGTTCCCTCCTCTGCAAATGTTTCCCTCTTTCTCTAGCGCTTTTTATTCCCTCTCGTTTGCAGAAAGCAGCTAAGcggatggaagaggaggaggaggaatattgATGGATATTTTCAACCTTGCAATTTAGCCAAACcttccaaaataaaacaaaagtgacttCATCTGCGTCCGCAAAGCCGAATTTCGCTCTCTGCACCGTCCTTCCCGTCGCCACGTTGCAAATACCGCAGCGCGTTTTTTTTACGCACCGTCTCGGATCAAAAACTCCTCAATTAGGTTTGCACCTCTGAAGCCCACCATTCATTCACACgggtttctcttctccttttttttcttctttcttcttcttcttcttcttttttttgcatcCGGGGAAATGCAGGAAgcggaagaaaaaaaaggaaaaaaaaagcaagctcgGCTTTCGATTGCAAAATTGCAGAAAGAACCTCGGTCTGGTTTTAtgatgtgttttttccccccaattttgcCCTCTGCAGGTTGAAGGGAGATTGCTGGCTGCTAAAAAAACATCCGAGTTTCAGGTTCAAATGACCTCTAGAGGGCGCGCTTGGCCgggaatatttttttgtttttaaagatgcattttttaaattttcttttaagaattttGGTTTTTAAGTTTAAGGTcttttatttaacatttatgTAGCCAGGTGGACAATGCATGAGAGCAAAAGGACTggaggagacatgacagcagtattcctgtatttgaggggctgccacagagaagagggaatcaagctattctccaaagcatctgagggcaggacaagaagcaacggataaaaaacgaatcaaggagagaagcaacttagaactaaggagaaatttcctgacagttagaacaatgaatcagtggaacaacttgcctccagaagttgtgaatgctccaacactggaaaaatttaagaaaatgttggataaccatttgtctgaagtggtgtagggtctcctgcctaagcagggggttggactagaagacctccaaagtcccttccaactcgttgttgttgctgttgctgttgtt
It encodes:
- the ASB6 gene encoding ankyrin repeat and SOCS box protein 6 isoform X1; the protein is MPFLHGFRRIIFEYQPLVDAILESLGLQDPENQELPECSRSAAAEDHSKFVVLQKLLESESHSAFYQEGVSYTLLKVSELGLVQVAEVLLDNGADLTFEDPVTYYTALHIAVLRNQPDMVELLVQRGADINRRDRIHESSPLDLASEEPERLPCLRRLLELGANINAADKHGKTALLHALASSDGVQIHNIENIRLLLEGGADVKATTKDGDTVFTFIIFLLGETVGSDAEEAKMIHRFCFQATWLLMAHGANPSECPPYESLTHLCLKSFRLHFPLLRFLLESGASHSCSLHGPTCWSGFDIIFERLCSHLSESEDDSFSIDLLQKAETALELMMASGPVVKLPDNFQIDLSHCRYHQEKIQALFRKLKQLENTPPTLKHLCRVYLRQYLQPWPVDVKVKALPLPNRLKRYLLIDPSASLEQV
- the ASB6 gene encoding ankyrin repeat and SOCS box protein 6 isoform X3 yields the protein MVGFRGANLIEEFLIRDDPVTYYTALHIAVLRNQPDMVELLVQRGADINRRDRIHESSPLDLASEEPERLPCLRRLLELGANINAADKHGKTALLHALASSDGVQIHNIENIRLLLEGGADVKATTKDGDTVFTFIIFLLGETVGSDAEEAKMIHRFCFQATWLLMAHGANPSECPPYESLTHLCLKSFRLHFPLLRFLLESGASHSCSLHGPTCWSGFDIIFERLCSHLSESEDDSFSIDLLQKAETALELMMASGPVVKLPDNFQIDLSHCRYHQEKIQALFRKLKQLENTPPTLKHLCRVYLRQYLQPWPVDVKVKALPLPNRLKRYLLIDPSASLEQV
- the ASB6 gene encoding ankyrin repeat and SOCS box protein 6 isoform X2 — translated: MRSWSLWDYKIPKIRSCQSDPVTYYTALHIAVLRNQPDMVELLVQRGADINRRDRIHESSPLDLASEEPERLPCLRRLLELGANINAADKHGKTALLHALASSDGVQIHNIENIRLLLEGGADVKATTKDGDTVFTFIIFLLGETVGSDAEEAKMIHRFCFQATWLLMAHGANPSECPPYESLTHLCLKSFRLHFPLLRFLLESGASHSCSLHGPTCWSGFDIIFERLCSHLSESEDDSFSIDLLQKAETALELMMASGPVVKLPDNFQIDLSHCRYHQEKIQALFRKLKQLENTPPTLKHLCRVYLRQYLQPWPVDVKVKALPLPNRLKRYLLIDPSASLEQV